The genomic segment TTCTGTGCCGCCGAGGGCGTCTCACCGCCGTCCTTTTATGTGTGGCGGCGAACCCTCGCGGACCACGCCCCATCACCCGTACCGGTCACTCCGACGCTCGTCCCCATCCGCCTGACCCCGTCGCCCGCCGGACCGCCGATCGAGGTGGTGTTCCCGTCGGGAACCGTCCTGCGGTTCCCGGTCGATGCCCGA from the Frigoriglobus tundricola genome contains:
- the tnpA gene encoding IS66 family insertion sequence element accessory protein TnpA, giving the protein MPAVPAASRRDPAATRRRWAERLERFRRSGQTIAQFCAAEGVSPPSFYVWRRTLADHAPSPVPVTPTLVPIRLTPSPAGPPIEVVFPSGTVLRFPVDARPEVIAALVHAVEGRPC